One Pongo pygmaeus isolate AG05252 chromosome 10, NHGRI_mPonPyg2-v2.0_pri, whole genome shotgun sequence genomic window carries:
- the KCNH3 gene encoding potassium voltage-gated channel subfamily H member 3 isoform X4 — protein MAVFALLAHWVACVWFYIGQREIESSESELPEIGWLQELARRLETPYYLVGRRPTGGNSSGQSDNCSSSSEANGTGLELLGGPSLRSAYITSLYFALSSLTSVGFGNVSANTDTEKIFSICTMLIGALMHAVVFGNVTAIIQRMYARRFLYHSRTRDLRDYIRIHRIPKPLKQRMLEYFQATWAVNNGIDTTELLQSLPDELRADIAMHLHKEVLQLPLFEAASRGCLRALSLALRPAFCTPGEYLIHQGDALQALYFVCSGSMEVLKGGTVLAILGKGDLIGCELPRREQVVKANADVKGLTYCVLQCLQLAGLHDSLALYPEFAPRFSRGLRGELSYNLGAGGGSAEVDTSSLSGDNTLMSTLEEKETDGEQGPTVSPAPADEPSSPLLSPGCTSSSSAAKLLSPRRTAPRPRLGGRGRPGRAGALKAEAGPSAPPRALEGLRLPPMPWNVPPDLSPRVVDGIEDGCGSDQPKFSFRVGQSGPECSSSPSPGPESGLLTVPHGPSEARNTDTLDKLRQAVTELSEQVLQMREGLQSLRQAVQLVLAPHREGPCPRASGEGPCPASTSGLLQPLCVDTGASSYCLQPPAGSVLSGTWPHPRPGPPPLMAPWPWGPPASQSSPWPRATAFWTSTSDSEPPASGDLCSEPSTPASPPPSEEGARTGPPEPVSQAEATSTGEPPPGSGGLALPWDPHSLEMVLIGCHGSGTVQWTQEEGTGV, from the exons ATGGCCGTGTTTGCCCTGCTAGCGCACTGGGTCGCCTGCGTCTGGTTTTACATTGGCCAGCGGGAGATCGAGAGCAGCGAATCCGAGCTGCCTGAGATTG GCTGGCTGCAGGAGCTGGCCCGACGACTGGAGACTCCCTACTACCTGGTGGGCCGGAGGCCAACTGGAGGGAACAGCTCCGGCCAGAGTGAcaactgcagcagcagcagcgaggCCAACGGGACGGGGCTGGAGCTGCTGGGCGGCCCGTCGCTGCGCAGCGCCTACATCACCTCCCTCTACTTCGCACTCAGCAGCCTCACCAGCGTGGGCTTCGGCAACGTGTCCGCCAACACGGACACCGAGAAGATCTTCTCCATCTGTACCATGCTCATCGGCG ccctgaTGCACGCGGTGGTGTTTGGGAACGTGACGGCTATCATCCAGCGCATGTACGCTCGCCGCTTTCTGTACCACAGCCGCACGCGCGACCTGCGCGACTACATCCGCATCCACCGTATCCCCAAGCCCCTCAAGCAGCGCATGCTGGAGTACTTCCAGGCCACCTGGGCAGTGAACAATGGCATCGACACCACCGAG CTGCTGCAGAGCCTCCCTGACGAGCTGCGCGCAGACATCGCCATGCACCTGCACAAGGAGGTCCTGCAGCTGCCACTGTTTGAGGCAGCCAGCCGCGGCTGCCTGCGGGCACTGTCTCTGGCCCTGCGGCCCGCCTTCTGCACACCGGGCGAGTACCTCATCCACCAAGGCGATGCCCTGCAGGCCCTCTACTTTGTCTGCTCTGGCTCCATGGAGGTGCTCAAGGGTGGCACCGTGCTCGCCATCCTAG GGAAGGGCGACTTGATCGGCTGTGAGCTGCCCCGGCGGGAGCAGGTGGTAAAGGCCAACGCCGATGTGAAGGGGCTGACATACTGCGTCCTGCAGTGTCTGCAGCTGGCTGGGCTGCACGACAGCCTTGCGCTGTACCCCGAGTTTGCCCCGCGCTTCAGCCGTGGCCTCCGAGGGGAGCTCAGCTACAACCTGGGTGCTGGGGGAGGCTCTGCAGAG GTGGACACCAGCTCCCTGAGCGGCGACAATACCCTTATGTCCACGCTGGAGGAGAAGGAAACAGATGGGGAGCAGGGCCCCACAGTCTCCCCAGCCCCGGCTGATGAGCCCTCCAGCCCCCTGCTGTCCCCTGGCTGCACCTCCTCATCCTCAGCTGCCAAGCTGCTATCCCCACGTCGAACAGCACCCCGGCCTCGTCTAGGTGGCagagggaggccaggcagggcaggggctttgaaggctgaggctggCCCCTCTGCTCCCCCACGGGCCCTAGAGGGGCTACGGCTGCCCCCCATGCCATGGAATGTGCCCCCAGATTTGAGCCCCAG GGTAGTAGATGGCATTGAAGACGGCTGTGGCTCGGACCAGCCCAAGTTCTCTTTCCGCGTGGGCCAGTCTGGCCCGGAATGTagcagcagcccctcccctggACCAG AGAGCGGCCTGCTCACTGTCCCCCATGGGCCCAGTGAGGCAAGGAACACAGACACACTGGACAAGCTTCGGCAGGCG GTGACAGAGCTGTCAGAGCAGGTGCTGCAGATGCGGGAAGGACTGCAGTCACTTCGCCAGGCTGTGCAGCTTGTCCTGGCTCCCCACAGGGAGGGCCCGTGCCCTCGGGCATCGGGAGAGGGGCCATGCCCAGCCAGCACCTCCGGGCTTCTGCAGCCACTCTGTGTTGACACTGGGGCATCCTCCTACTGCCTGCAGCCCCCAGCTGGCTCTGTCTTGAGTGGGACTTGGCCCCACCCTCGTCCGGGGCCTCCTCCCCTCATGGCACCCTGGCCCTGGGGTCCCCCAGCGTCTCAGAGCTCCCCCTGGCCTCGAGCCACAGCTTTCTGGACCTCCACCTCAGACTCAGAGCCCCCTGCCTCAGGAGACCTCTGCTCTGAGCCCAGCACCcctgcctcccctcctccttctgagGAAGGGGCCAGGACTGGGCCCCCAGAGCCTGTGAGCCAGGCTGAGGCTACCAGCACTGGAGAGCCCCCGCCAGGGTCAGGGGGCCTGGCCTTGCCCTGGGACCCCCACAGCCTGGAGATGGTGCTTATTGGCTGCCACGGCTCTGGCACAGTCCAGTGGACCCAGGAAGAAGGCACAGGGGTCTGA